The segment AAGCGTGACCTTTATCCATAAATGAAGGCCCAAACTTATTTGTTCTTACATCCTGAGCTAATTTTGCCCAGTTTACTCCATCCATATGCATAACAAGTGTTACACACATATGCCGATCGGGCAAACCAATATCAGCACCACCATCAAAGAAAGGAACTCCAGCCAGATAAGCAAGATCAGCATCCTGGCTGGCATCAATAAGAACTTCTGCAATTATTTTTTTTCTCCCTGCTTCACTTTCTATTATTAGAGACTTAAGATCTTTATTCTTGGGTATTGTTTCTATTATTTGAACATTTCTATATATCTTTAGATTTTCTTCAGCAAGTAACATATCTTCAAATACCTCAGTAGCTTTACTTATAGAGAAGGTAACCTTTCCACCGACTCTTTTATGCCATTCTGCAAATAAACCCCTATTAATACTATTTCCTTGAGGACCATGATTTATATCGATAAAATTGAGTCCGCCATAGGTCATTAAGCCACCAGCTTGTTCATTGTCGATTAAAATAACTGTATCAATTCCCTGTCTGGCCGCAGCAACAGCTGCCATTACAGCCTCTGGTTCACCACCATATACTGCAAGTGGATAGTATTCTTCACTTATTTCAGCAGACTTTATTCCTTGAGAATACATGAATGATAACGACAAAACAAGAATTAGAGTAAATAAAGACCTTAAAAAAACTAAGGTCTTTTTATTATAAGATAACATTAAATTCCTCCTGTTCAAATATAGACTATACTAAAGTTTATTAAAAGAATTAAACGATACCTAAACTAGAATTTAGCATTTCCTGGTGTTCTAGGGAAAGGTATAACGTCCCTAATATTACTCATCCCAGATATATACATTAAGATTCTTTCAAAACCTAAGCCAAAACCTGAATGTGGTACAGTACCATATTTTCGTAATTCCAGGAACCAATAATATTCTTCAACATCCATATCCTGTTTCTTCATTCTGTCTAATAAAACATCATAACGTTCTTCTCTTTGACTTCCCCCAATAATTTCTCCAACTTTTGGAACAAGACAATCTACTGCACGGACTGTCTTATTGTCATCATTTACTTTCATATAAAAAGCTTTAATATCTTTAGGATAGTCTGTAACCATAATTGGTTTTTTGAAATATTTTTCCGTTAGATATCTTTCATGTTCTGATTGTAAATCAATACCCCAGGATACTGGAAACTCAAATTTCTCATCAGCTTTTTCTAAAATTTCAATAGCCTCAGTATAAGTTACTCTACCAAAATCAACATTTATAATATCTTCTAATACTTTAATTCTACCTTTATCTATCCATTTATTAAAAAACTCCATCTCCTCAGGAGCATTTTCTAAAGCATAATTAAATAGATATTTAATAAAATCTTCAATAATATCCATCATTTCATCTAGTTCACAAAAAGCCATCTCTGGCTCAATCATCCAGAACTCAGAAGCATGACGTGATGTATTTGAATTTTCAGCTCTGAAAGTAGGACCAAAAGTATAAACATCTCCTATAGCAGTTGCTAGAATCTCACCTTCCAACTGACCACTTACTGTAAGACCTGCCTTTTCTCCAAAAAAATCTTCTTTATAATCAACGTTACCCTTATCATCTAAAGGCAAGTTATTCATATCAAGAGACGTAACCTGAAACATATCACCTGCACCCTCTGCATCACCAGTTGTGATAATAGGAGAATGAATATAATAAAAATCACGTTCCTTAAAATATGTATGAATTGCCTGAGCTAGCTTGCTACGAAATCTATTTACAACACCGAAAGTATTAGTTCTTGGACGTAAATGAGCATTTTCCCTTAGAAAATCAAATGAATGACGTTTTTTTTGTAATAAATAATCAGATGGTGCTTCACCTAATACTATAATCTTTTCTGCCTTCATTTCAACACTTTGTTCTCTACCCTCTATTTCTTCTAAATAACCACATACTTTCAAACTAGCACCAGTACTAATATCATCTAAAGGGAACTTTTCTGGGTCAAGAACAACAATCTGTAAATTCTTTAAAGAACTCCCATCATTTAATTCTAAAAACGCTATATTTTTAGAAACCCTTTTAGTTCTCACCCAGCCTAATACTACTACATCTCCTTTTTCCTCAATTCCTTTGTATAAAATATCTTTAATCTTACTTCGTTTAAAATAATCCATAAAAAAATCTCCTCCCAAAACACTTTAATTCTTATTTTTAATTATTTTAATTATTTTTATAAGTTTAACCATTTAATATAGTTCTTTATGAACTCTAAAATACCTGCAATTAATTTTACTAAATCAAATATTTTCTCTTAGTTTACCAATTATTGAGTAAAAAATACCCAAAAAGACTATTTTTATTCAACTCCAAATTTTAATAGCTATAATTAAACATATTTCTCGTTTATTTTACTTTATTTATAGACCGAGTAGCTACTACATCTATTCCTGTTTCCATAAAATTTTCAATTATTATATCAGAAATATTTATTGATGCTTCTACTTCTATTTTTGCAATTTCTTTCATAGCATCCATAAGAATATCTTTAGGTATTGGAGCTGATGTCTTGACAGATAGCAAAGGAAGAAAAGCGTTTTTTATTCTAACTGTTGTTGTTAAAATTCTAGAAGGGTTTTCGAACTCTTCTTCTGCATATTCTTTACCAGCAGAACAATCACATCCAAATATCCCCTTTATCTTTCCGTTCATACTTTCAACTGTAATCTGACATCCTTTTGGACAAGATATACATATTATATTAGTTCGACACAAAACTCTCACTTCCTTCCTTAATTACAGATATTCTAATCTTATCTAACACTTTTTTGAAGTCTTTTTTTGTCAAAACAATTTTAAGCATTTCGCTAGGATGTACTATATCTTTTTTATATGAATTTATCAGATTATTATCTTGATCTAAAATAAGAATATTTACATTATTAAGAGGTTTTTCTACTCTAAAAAAGAGATTTACAAACTTTCTATTTAAATCGTGATATTTAATATACTGGGGAACAATATACTGTACATTTTTTTCAGGAATTAAATCAATAGGATTTTCTCGTTCCTTTAATTCTTTATTTATATATTTTTCAGCAGCATTTACAGCTATCTCTGCTTCAGTAGATACATAATCTACTAAATCATGAACATGAAGAACATTTCCACAGGCAAAAACGCCTTTTATGCTAGTCATTCTATATTCATCGACTACAGGACCATTCGTAATTTTATCAATCTTAACTCCTAAGTCCCTAGATAACTCATTTTCTGGTATTAGACCAACTGAAAAGAGTATAGTATCACATTCTATATCCTCATCTGCTCCATCTATAGGATTCAAATTTTCATCTACTTCGCTAATTATAACACTTTCAACCCTATCTTTTCCCTTAATTTCAGTAATTGTATGCGATAGCTTTAAGGGAATATCAAAGTCATCTAGACACTGTACTTTATTACGCATTAAACCTGAAGAATATGGCATAATCTCAAGGACAGCTTTTACTTCAGCTCCTTCCAGAGTCATTCTTCTAGCCATTATCATACCTATATCTCCTGAACCTAGAACGATTACGTCTTTTCCAGGCATA is part of the Halanaerobiaceae bacterium ANBcell28 genome and harbors:
- a CDS encoding DUF1667 domain-containing protein, translating into MCRTNIICISCPKGCQITVESMNGKIKGIFGCDCSAGKEYAEEEFENPSRILTTTVRIKNAFLPLLSVKTSAPIPKDILMDAMKEIAKIEVEASINISDIIIENFMETGIDVVATRSINKVK
- the asnS gene encoding asparagine--tRNA ligase, encoding MDYFKRSKIKDILYKGIEEKGDVVVLGWVRTKRVSKNIAFLELNDGSSLKNLQIVVLDPEKFPLDDISTGASLKVCGYLEEIEGREQSVEMKAEKIIVLGEAPSDYLLQKKRHSFDFLRENAHLRPRTNTFGVVNRFRSKLAQAIHTYFKERDFYYIHSPIITTGDAEGAGDMFQVTSLDMNNLPLDDKGNVDYKEDFFGEKAGLTVSGQLEGEILATAIGDVYTFGPTFRAENSNTSRHASEFWMIEPEMAFCELDEMMDIIEDFIKYLFNYALENAPEEMEFFNKWIDKGRIKVLEDIINVDFGRVTYTEAIEILEKADEKFEFPVSWGIDLQSEHERYLTEKYFKKPIMVTDYPKDIKAFYMKVNDDNKTVRAVDCLVPKVGEIIGGSQREERYDVLLDRMKKQDMDVEEYYWFLELRKYGTVPHSGFGLGFERILMYISGMSNIRDVIPFPRTPGNAKF
- a CDS encoding FAD-dependent oxidoreductase; this translates as MKNYQLVIIGGGPAGLAAALKAKENGLKKILVLERDRYLGGILQQCIHNGFGLEYFKEELTGPEYASRFIEKIKTQDIEYKTETMVIGISNNENWSLDNKKTNKSNIENKDFKNIIAINREDGLLNIKANAVILAMGCRERTREAIRIPGTRPAGVFSAGTAQRYINIEGYMPGKDVIVLGSGDIGMIMARRMTLEGAEVKAVLEIMPYSSGLMRNKVQCLDDFDIPLKLSHTITEIKGKDRVESVIISEVDENLNPIDGADEDIECDTILFSVGLIPENELSRDLGVKIDKITNGPVVDEYRMTSIKGVFACGNVLHVHDLVDYVSTEAEIAVNAAEKYINKELKERENPIDLIPEKNVQYIVPQYIKYHDLNRKFVNLFFRVEKPLNNVNILILDQDNNLINSYKKDIVHPSEMLKIVLTKKDFKKVLDKIRISVIKEGSESFVSN